In Dyadobacter sp. NIV53, a single window of DNA contains:
- a CDS encoding PKD domain-containing protein produces MLLSTAYANAQFVVKGQCMQNPDCDADSTSFSDTLKTSIAWRWDFGEAGATDNRRNAQHSYMSPGTYNVTLVRTLTGGSTETLVQAVTIGELPLHFRNGLPILQFVREQP; encoded by the coding sequence ATGCTGCTTTCAACAGCATACGCAAACGCACAGTTTGTAGTGAAGGGACAATGCATGCAGAACCCGGATTGTGATGCGGATTCAACATCATTTAGCGATACGCTTAAAACCTCCATTGCGTGGCGATGGGATTTTGGCGAAGCCGGTGCGACTGACAACCGTCGCAATGCCCAGCATTCCTACATGTCTCCCGGAACTTACAATGTTACACTGGTCCGTACACTTACAGGCGGAAGTACGGAGACCTTGGTACAGGCGGTTACAATTGGAGAGCTTCCCCTGCATTTCAGAAATGGTTTACCGATACTACAATTTGTCCGGGAACAACCTTAA
- a CDS encoding ComF family protein has protein sequence MNLKIFWSDFIDLIFPRCCEACDRSLVGNEELVCTSCRISLPRIEKHSVHIDLLKYKFITIPEVLSVQSFLLFTKKGKVQKLLHALKYRGNKEVGILLGSMFGQEMVAERILPKAELIISVPLHKKKLSKRGYNQSDLLAEGLSNATDIPWSGTVLARTRFTDTQTGKSKKERQENVSGVFVVNGEFKKKSVIVIDDVLTTGATLEACVEALKIAGCEEFHILTIAVAQH, from the coding sequence ATGAACCTGAAAATATTCTGGAGTGATTTTATTGATCTTATATTTCCGCGTTGCTGTGAAGCTTGTGACCGGTCTCTTGTTGGAAATGAAGAGCTTGTTTGTACATCCTGCCGGATTTCGCTTCCAAGAATTGAAAAGCACAGCGTTCATATTGATTTGCTCAAATATAAATTTATAACTATTCCGGAGGTATTATCGGTTCAGTCATTTTTACTTTTTACTAAAAAAGGGAAAGTCCAAAAGCTATTACATGCGTTGAAGTACCGAGGAAATAAGGAAGTTGGTATTTTATTAGGTTCTATGTTTGGCCAGGAAATGGTGGCTGAAAGGATACTTCCAAAGGCGGAATTAATCATTAGTGTTCCTTTACACAAGAAAAAACTTTCTAAAAGGGGATACAATCAAAGTGATTTACTGGCAGAAGGTTTATCAAATGCGACGGATATTCCATGGTCGGGAACAGTTCTGGCAAGAACCAGATTTACAGATACGCAAACAGGGAAAAGTAAAAAAGAACGTCAGGAAAATGTAAGTGGGGTTTTTGTTGTAAACGGAGAATTTAAAAAGAAAAGTGTCATTGTAATAGACGATGTACTGACGACTGGTGCTACCTTGGAAGCTTGTGTCGAGGCATTGAAAATAGCTGGATGTGAAGAGTTTCATATATTGACCATTGCAGTAGCACAGCATTGA
- a CDS encoding type IX secretion system membrane protein PorP/SprF, giving the protein MIKRILSLLILTLLWHKGWSQDPQFSQFYANPLYLNPALAGGALAPRATVNYRNQWPALSANFVTTSFGADVFLPNYNSGIGILVTTDSQGLGNLKATDVALQYSYQIGLNEVTSLRLGIQGGFSSRTLDYFGLTFGDQYDNGGLIPGQPSADPFAQGAPNVFYADFSGGAMLYSDWYWAGVAAHHLNRPNQAFSSLTDARLPVKASLQAGLRIPFAGYTFLGNEIDKEKTISPAIMYKKQGKYDQFDAGLYVTLEPLVLGAWYRGIPFKKYAQNINNHESLVFLAGFRQDKFSIGYSYDLTISTLGAGSGGAHEISLSYVFEPLTPKAKRTKSSKRQLSCPKF; this is encoded by the coding sequence ATGATCAAGCGTATACTTTCCCTTTTGATATTGACACTGCTCTGGCATAAAGGTTGGAGTCAGGATCCACAATTTTCGCAATTTTACGCTAATCCTCTGTATCTCAACCCTGCATTGGCAGGTGGTGCACTGGCTCCAAGGGCTACGGTCAATTACCGGAATCAGTGGCCGGCGCTTTCTGCTAATTTTGTAACCACCAGTTTTGGGGCTGATGTTTTCCTGCCAAATTATAATAGTGGTATAGGCATATTGGTGACTACTGATAGCCAGGGATTGGGAAATCTTAAAGCAACAGACGTCGCTCTGCAATATTCCTATCAAATCGGGTTGAACGAAGTAACTTCTTTACGGCTGGGCATACAGGGAGGATTTTCTTCCCGTACACTCGATTATTTTGGGCTGACATTTGGCGACCAGTATGATAACGGCGGACTAATTCCCGGACAGCCATCTGCTGACCCTTTTGCACAGGGCGCCCCGAATGTTTTTTATGCCGACTTTTCAGGTGGAGCAATGCTTTATTCGGATTGGTACTGGGCAGGAGTTGCGGCACACCATCTTAACAGACCCAATCAGGCTTTCTCTTCTCTTACTGATGCACGTCTTCCGGTAAAAGCAAGTTTGCAGGCGGGATTAAGGATTCCATTTGCAGGTTATACTTTTTTAGGCAATGAAATAGATAAAGAAAAAACGATTTCACCTGCTATCATGTACAAAAAACAAGGAAAGTACGACCAGTTTGATGCAGGGCTGTATGTAACCCTTGAACCTTTGGTATTAGGTGCATGGTATCGTGGTATCCCATTCAAGAAATACGCACAAAACATTAATAACCACGAATCACTGGTATTTCTGGCAGGATTTCGTCAGGATAAATTTTCTATCGGATATAGCTATGATCTAACCATTTCTACCCTGGGAGCAGGTAGCGGTGGTGCCCATGAAATTTCTTTATCCTATGTTTTTGAGCCGCTGACACCAAAAGCCAAGCGTACCAAAAGCAGCAAAAGACAGCTCTCTTGTCCTAAATTTTAA
- a CDS encoding gliding motility-associated C-terminal domain-containing protein, giving the protein MWYPKGDTTQVLEVDSSGCYSVEVIINGCKIQDRVNVKICMEPAAQEGSKWFFGGNAGLDFSNTPPSPITDGKVNTPEGTSSIANSKGQLLFYSDGIKIWNKDGEEMTCFGLTKCEPLLGSPNSTQSVLIVPQPTCKGCEYLFNVFTTSDINGAKLLTVSVVDMRRNNGKGAIIEQNTTLQQPTTEQIVSSRNDKDSTYWVISHGYGNNTFHIYHATDGGLTESGTYNLGMAIDTTTEAQGYMKFSAADSTGQRQLAVIIPGPPKNYVELYSFNDSTGVLSYKKTIDLGPAPPTAYGIEFSPTGEKMYVSFQGSGGTKSLLKQYDLTFPDSLLTETAITIDSSSTQKYGALQIATDGKIYMAIQGSEYLAVIGEPEGDALTSVEYKRDGVNLGGKNSQLGLPNMVQDFTQESSGPGFEAEGFCTNEPTTFEASPICDPIKDTYSWDFLGNGTFTAPSKEQKATYTYTEPGTYLVGLRASNQCKDTLIIQEVIIYPTPDPINLGPDKDTCGAYVPLDMNVVAEGYAWFNRGRIVGRQKTYNAIATGDYIGVAYNGPLRECFMADTIKISLRKPPGITIGPDTTLCRDSSIVLNVRSEVWIEFNWSTGENTRDITVSQPGTYIVNVKDRNDCFNSDTIQVGERPSPILNLAPEYIICIPDGGSTILDANGVGVLHYEWPHSGDTTRTVTVNQEGIYSVIATNDVGCVTEQSTNVVDKCEPRFFIPEAFSPDGEGHNENLEVFGAYYTRFTMRIYNRWGEVIYATTEIEDRWDGTYKGLKVQPGVYPYVLSYEALYFPERAPVVKRGSVLVIR; this is encoded by the coding sequence GTGTGGTATCCAAAAGGCGATACCACACAGGTTTTAGAAGTTGATAGTTCGGGTTGTTATTCTGTTGAGGTTATTATTAACGGATGCAAGATTCAGGATCGGGTCAATGTGAAAATATGTATGGAACCTGCTGCTCAGGAAGGGTCGAAGTGGTTTTTTGGTGGAAATGCAGGCCTCGATTTTTCAAATACCCCTCCAAGCCCGATAACGGACGGAAAAGTAAATACGCCTGAGGGTACTTCTTCGATCGCCAATTCAAAAGGCCAGCTTCTCTTCTATTCTGATGGTATCAAGATATGGAATAAGGACGGCGAGGAGATGACTTGTTTTGGGCTTACAAAATGTGAGCCGCTTTTAGGAAGCCCCAACTCAACGCAATCCGTACTGATTGTGCCTCAGCCGACTTGTAAGGGGTGTGAATATTTGTTTAACGTATTTACTACATCAGATATCAACGGTGCAAAATTGCTTACGGTTAGTGTGGTGGACATGAGAAGAAATAATGGTAAAGGAGCTATTATTGAACAAAATACTACCTTACAGCAGCCAACTACGGAGCAGATTGTATCATCCCGCAATGATAAGGATAGTACTTACTGGGTTATTTCTCATGGGTATGGAAATAATACTTTTCATATCTATCATGCCACAGATGGCGGATTAACTGAGTCAGGAACATATAATCTGGGAATGGCCATTGATACTACAACAGAAGCGCAGGGATATATGAAATTTTCTGCTGCGGATAGTACTGGTCAGAGACAATTGGCTGTAATCATCCCGGGGCCACCAAAAAATTATGTAGAACTTTATAGCTTCAATGATTCAACGGGTGTCCTTTCCTATAAGAAAACGATTGATCTTGGGCCAGCTCCACCCACCGCTTATGGTATTGAATTCTCTCCAACCGGAGAAAAGATGTATGTTTCATTTCAGGGATCTGGTGGTACAAAGTCCTTGCTGAAACAATACGATTTGACATTTCCTGACAGTCTTCTGACCGAAACTGCAATTACTATTGACAGCTCATCCACACAGAAATACGGTGCGCTCCAGATTGCGACAGACGGGAAAATTTACATGGCCATTCAGGGAAGTGAATATCTGGCTGTTATAGGTGAGCCGGAAGGTGATGCACTGACTAGTGTGGAATATAAAAGGGATGGCGTAAACCTGGGAGGTAAAAACAGTCAGCTTGGACTTCCGAATATGGTTCAGGATTTCACCCAGGAATCTTCCGGGCCTGGATTTGAGGCCGAAGGTTTTTGCACCAATGAGCCGACTACCTTTGAGGCCAGCCCGATTTGCGATCCGATTAAAGATACTTATTCATGGGATTTTCTGGGTAACGGAACATTTACTGCTCCTTCCAAAGAACAGAAAGCCACTTACACCTATACCGAACCAGGAACTTACCTGGTTGGATTAAGAGCTTCCAATCAGTGTAAGGACACATTGATTATTCAGGAAGTAATTATTTATCCGACTCCTGATCCAATCAATCTTGGGCCTGATAAAGATACCTGCGGTGCTTACGTTCCGTTGGATATGAATGTAGTTGCAGAAGGTTATGCCTGGTTTAATCGCGGAAGGATTGTTGGCCGCCAAAAAACGTACAATGCAATTGCAACTGGTGACTATATCGGTGTCGCTTATAACGGCCCGTTAAGAGAATGTTTTATGGCTGATACCATCAAAATATCTTTAAGAAAACCACCGGGAATTACAATTGGGCCAGATACTACTTTATGCCGGGACAGTTCTATTGTTCTGAACGTGCGGAGTGAAGTATGGATAGAGTTTAACTGGAGCACAGGAGAAAATACAAGAGATATTACAGTAAGCCAGCCAGGAACATATATTGTTAACGTCAAGGATAGAAATGATTGCTTTAATTCCGATACCATTCAGGTTGGGGAGCGGCCTTCGCCAATACTAAACCTTGCTCCTGAATACATCATATGCATTCCCGATGGCGGCTCCACCATATTGGATGCAAACGGAGTTGGGGTGCTGCATTATGAATGGCCTCACTCCGGTGATACCACACGAACGGTTACAGTAAATCAGGAAGGTATTTACAGCGTTATTGCTACGAACGATGTAGGCTGTGTTACTGAGCAATCTACCAATGTTGTTGATAAATGCGAGCCACGCTTTTTCATTCCTGAGGCATTTTCTCCTGACGGTGAAGGGCACAACGAAAATTTAGAAGTTTTTGGAGCATATTACACCCGTTTCACTATGCGGATTTATAACCGTTGGGGAGAAGTAATTTATGCTACAACAGAAATAGAGGATCGTTGGGATGGTACTTATAAAGGATTAAAAGTACAACCTGGAGTTTATCCTTATGTGCTGTCTTATGAGGCTTTGTATTTCCCGGAAAGAGCTCCTGTTGTAAAACGCGGATCCGTCTTGGTGATTCGTTAA
- a CDS encoding NIPSNAP family protein, with amino-acid sequence MSNSNKHYVLAVLLLFTTVVSSFAAPQTAAPQKREFYEIKIYHVKDKDQETRVENFLKNAYLPALHKAGIKTVGVFKPAALDTASYGKLIYVFTPLKSMDELLTLPKLLEKDAAYASAGKDYIDAEYKNPPYSRFESIVLQAFTEAPMMKMPKLTGPKSERIYELRSYEGHTEKIYRNKVKMFNMGGEVPLFERLGFNAVFYAEVVAGSHMPNLMYMTTFESKADRDAHWKSFTEDSEWNKLKVNPEYQNNVSKNVQMLLSPTDYSDI; translated from the coding sequence ATGAGCAATTCTAATAAACATTACGTTTTAGCTGTTTTACTTTTATTTACAACCGTTGTAAGTTCATTTGCAGCACCTCAGACAGCAGCGCCGCAGAAAAGAGAATTTTACGAAATAAAAATTTACCACGTAAAAGATAAAGATCAGGAAACGCGCGTAGAGAATTTCCTCAAAAACGCATATCTCCCAGCCTTACATAAAGCCGGAATAAAAACAGTTGGCGTTTTTAAACCAGCAGCATTGGATACTGCTTCCTACGGCAAACTTATTTATGTATTTACACCTTTGAAATCTATGGATGAGTTATTGACTCTTCCAAAACTATTGGAAAAAGATGCTGCTTATGCAAGCGCAGGGAAAGATTACATTGATGCAGAATATAAAAACCCGCCATACTCTCGGTTTGAATCCATTGTTTTGCAAGCTTTTACAGAAGCACCAATGATGAAGATGCCGAAATTAACCGGTCCGAAAAGTGAACGTATATACGAACTGCGCAGCTATGAAGGGCATACTGAAAAAATTTACCGGAATAAAGTAAAGATGTTTAATATGGGTGGTGAAGTTCCGCTATTTGAACGTCTGGGATTCAATGCGGTATTTTATGCTGAAGTTGTAGCAGGAAGCCACATGCCGAATTTAATGTATATGACAACTTTTGAAAGTAAAGCAGATCGTGATGCACACTGGAAATCGTTTACTGAGGATTCAGAATGGAATAAACTGAAAGTGAATCCGGAATATCAGAACAACGTTTCCAAAAACGTACAAATGCTTCTCTCCCCGACTGACTATTCAGATATTTAA
- a CDS encoding (deoxy)nucleoside triphosphate pyrophosphohydrolase, whose translation MIETLVQVKLVVRVPCAIIEHDGKVLAGQRSAELSFPLKWEFPGGKQEENETDEETLVREIREELNIEIQIVQKLPVTSKDQGWREIILVPFVCKMRSQEITLTEHEQIMWLEPDDLQSLDWTEADLGVIQSYYQYLSVKK comes from the coding sequence ATGATTGAGACTCTGGTTCAGGTAAAATTGGTGGTAAGGGTGCCTTGCGCTATTATCGAACATGACGGAAAGGTTTTAGCGGGCCAGAGAAGTGCGGAATTATCATTCCCGCTTAAATGGGAATTTCCCGGCGGTAAGCAAGAAGAAAACGAAACGGATGAAGAGACGCTTGTACGTGAAATCCGTGAAGAACTGAATATTGAGATTCAGATTGTCCAAAAACTTCCTGTTACTTCAAAAGACCAGGGCTGGCGGGAAATTATACTGGTTCCGTTTGTATGCAAAATGCGCAGCCAGGAAATTACCCTGACGGAGCACGAGCAGATTATGTGGCTTGAACCCGATGATTTACAATCCCTGGACTGGACAGAAGCTGATTTGGGTGTTATTCAAAGTTATTACCAGTATTTATCTGTTAAAAAGTAA
- the ilvD gene encoding dihydroxy-acid dehydratase, giving the protein MATELNRFSKTLTQEVTNPAAQAMLYGIGLKEEDMAKPQIGIASTGYEGNPCNMHLNGLSVYVKQGITANDMVGLIFNTIGVSDGMTNGNDGMRYSLPSRDIIADSIETVVSAQWYDGVIAVVGCDKNMPGAVMAMARLDRPAIMVYGGTIRSGHYKGQKLDIVSAFEALGKKFANNISDEDFKGVIQNSIPGQGACGGMYTANTMAASIEAMGLSLPFSSSYPATHTGKQEECKKIGAAMKNLLELNITPKDIITKKSLENALTLVMALGGSTNAALHFLAIARAADVPLTLDDIQEISNKVPFIADLKPSGKYFMEDILEIGGVPAVMKYLYSKGLIHGDCPTVTGKTLAEDLAEAPDLDFETQKIIFPLENPIKSSGHIQILYGNLAPTGSVAKITGKEGLTFDGEAKICEHESEIITMLSQGEIKAGQVVVIRNSGPKGGPGMSEMLKPTSAVMGAGLGDKIALITDGRFSGGTHGFVVGHITPEAFDGGPIALVKDGDRITIDANTRQLILHISDEEMAARKAAWVQPEPRFTKGMLGRYIRTVKSASEGCVTDEA; this is encoded by the coding sequence ATGGCGACAGAACTTAACAGATTTTCAAAAACCCTTACACAGGAAGTAACCAATCCGGCCGCACAGGCAATGCTTTATGGTATTGGATTAAAAGAAGAAGATATGGCAAAACCGCAGATCGGAATTGCCAGTACAGGTTATGAGGGAAATCCTTGCAATATGCACTTAAACGGATTATCTGTTTACGTAAAGCAAGGAATTACAGCCAATGATATGGTTGGCCTGATCTTCAACACAATCGGCGTTTCCGACGGTATGACCAACGGAAATGACGGAATGCGTTATTCACTGCCGAGCCGCGATATTATTGCTGATTCTATTGAAACAGTAGTTTCTGCACAATGGTACGATGGAGTAATTGCTGTTGTAGGTTGTGATAAAAATATGCCTGGTGCAGTGATGGCAATGGCTCGCCTGGACCGTCCTGCTATTATGGTCTATGGCGGAACCATCCGTTCAGGACATTATAAAGGACAAAAACTGGATATCGTTTCAGCTTTTGAAGCTTTGGGTAAAAAGTTTGCCAATAATATTTCAGACGAAGATTTTAAGGGTGTTATACAAAATTCTATTCCTGGCCAGGGTGCTTGCGGCGGTATGTATACAGCCAATACAATGGCGGCTTCTATTGAAGCTATGGGATTGAGTTTGCCATTCAGCAGTTCCTATCCTGCAACACACACAGGAAAACAGGAAGAATGCAAAAAAATAGGTGCGGCAATGAAAAATTTGCTGGAACTGAATATTACACCCAAAGATATCATTACCAAAAAGTCTCTTGAAAATGCATTAACACTTGTAATGGCGTTAGGCGGTTCTACAAACGCAGCCTTGCACTTTCTGGCCATTGCCCGTGCAGCAGATGTTCCTTTGACATTGGATGATATTCAGGAAATTTCCAACAAAGTTCCTTTTATCGCGGATCTTAAACCAAGTGGTAAATACTTCATGGAAGACATCCTTGAAATTGGCGGTGTTCCTGCAGTAATGAAATACTTGTATTCAAAAGGGCTGATCCATGGTGATTGCCCTACGGTTACAGGAAAAACCCTGGCAGAAGATTTAGCCGAAGCACCGGATCTTGATTTTGAAACACAAAAAATAATTTTCCCGCTGGAAAACCCGATTAAGTCTTCAGGACATATTCAGATTCTATACGGTAATCTGGCACCAACTGGTTCTGTTGCGAAAATTACGGGTAAAGAAGGATTGACGTTTGACGGGGAAGCGAAGATTTGCGAGCACGAATCAGAAATTATCACCATGCTTTCTCAGGGAGAGATTAAAGCAGGACAGGTTGTTGTAATCCGTAATTCGGGTCCAAAAGGCGGCCCCGGAATGTCGGAAATGCTGAAACCTACATCGGCAGTAATGGGAGCCGGACTTGGAGATAAAATTGCTTTGATCACAGATGGGCGTTTTTCTGGCGGTACACACGGATTTGTAGTTGGGCATATTACACCCGAAGCATTTGACGGCGGGCCAATTGCCCTGGTTAAAGATGGTGACAGGATTACTATTGATGCAAATACACGTCAATTGATTTTACATATTTCTGATGAGGAAATGGCGGCGCGTAAAGCAGCGTGGGTTCAGCCTGAGCCTCGTTTCACAAAAGGAATGTTAGGAAGATATATCCGTACGGTAAAATCAGCCAGTGAAGGCTGTGTGACGGACGAAGCGTAA
- the murQ gene encoding N-acetylmuramic acid 6-phosphate etherase — translation MLTTESSSLYNNLDHMSVQEILNSINQEDQTVPSSVQKSIPQIEALVEQIVPRMKRGGRLFYIGAGTSGRLGVVDASECPPTFGVPFDLVVGIIAGGDTAIRKAVENAEDDWNQAWIDLLPYKPTENDTLIGIAASGRTPYVIGGLNKAKEAGLLTGCVVCNDGSPVAKAAEFPVEVVVGPEFLTGSTRMKSGTAQKLVLNMISTSVMIRLGKVKGNKMVDMQMTNEKLVNRAIHMIIDELGVSPDEAESLLEEHGSVRGAIEAVKK, via the coding sequence ATGCTAACTACTGAATCATCATCACTTTACAATAATCTTGACCACATGAGTGTTCAGGAAATTCTAAATTCTATTAATCAGGAAGATCAGACCGTTCCTTCTTCTGTACAAAAATCGATTCCTCAGATTGAAGCATTGGTAGAGCAAATTGTACCTCGTATGAAAAGGGGAGGCAGGTTATTTTATATTGGTGCCGGCACCAGTGGAAGGCTTGGAGTTGTAGATGCATCCGAATGTCCCCCCACTTTTGGTGTTCCTTTTGATCTTGTTGTTGGAATTATTGCGGGCGGAGATACAGCAATCCGAAAGGCAGTAGAAAATGCAGAGGACGACTGGAATCAGGCATGGATTGATTTGTTGCCATACAAGCCCACAGAAAATGATACATTAATTGGCATTGCAGCTTCGGGCAGGACACCATATGTGATTGGTGGTTTGAACAAAGCGAAAGAAGCAGGTTTACTAACCGGATGTGTAGTTTGTAATGATGGTTCGCCAGTTGCAAAAGCCGCAGAATTTCCCGTTGAAGTAGTGGTAGGGCCGGAGTTTTTAACAGGAAGTACGCGAATGAAATCGGGAACGGCTCAAAAACTGGTATTAAATATGATTTCCACCTCAGTGATGATCCGGCTTGGAAAAGTAAAAGGTAATAAAATGGTGGATATGCAGATGACCAACGAAAAACTGGTAAATCGTGCCATTCACATGATTATTGATGAATTAGGTGTTTCACCAGATGAGGCAGAGTCGCTGCTTGAAGAGCACGGAAGTGTGCGTGGAGCAATTGAAGCGGTGAAAAAGTAA
- a CDS encoding dihydroorotase, whose protein sequence is MKTLIVNALVVNENQIQESDVLISDGHIQRIGSDLQHIPADRIIDAKGLHLIPGIIDDQVHFREPGLTHKATIYTEARAGVAGGVTSFMEMPNTVPNALTQPLLADKYKIAQETSLANYSFYMGASNDNYDEVMRTDISQICGIKIFMGSSTGNMLVDAPDLLEKLFANAPCLIATHCEDEPTVKQRMEFFKEKYGENVPYNIHALIRNEEACLISSSFATSLAQKHNTRLHILHISTGDEVSLFEIGNRENGQILLANGQPKRITSEACVHHLWFDAEDYHLLGNKIKCNPAIKAPHHKEAILQALLDNRIDVIATDHAPHTIEEKAQPYWQSPSGLPLIQHTLNVMLELVKKGKIPLERAIEKMTHSVADCFEIKERGYIREGYWADLVLVDLNAETQVEALNIYAKCGWSPFEGTTFQSAITHTFVSGNLVYEKGIFNETVKGQRLLFNR, encoded by the coding sequence ATGAAAACGCTCATAGTAAATGCCCTTGTTGTAAATGAAAATCAGATTCAGGAATCTGACGTTTTAATCAGTGATGGTCACATTCAAAGAATTGGAAGTGATTTGCAACACATTCCTGCTGACCGGATTATTGATGCAAAAGGATTACATTTAATACCTGGAATTATTGACGACCAGGTACATTTCCGTGAGCCGGGATTAACACATAAGGCTACAATCTATACAGAAGCAAGAGCAGGTGTTGCAGGCGGGGTTACTTCTTTCATGGAAATGCCCAATACAGTTCCGAATGCACTCACACAACCTTTACTGGCCGATAAATATAAAATTGCACAGGAAACTTCACTGGCTAATTACTCATTTTATATGGGTGCTTCCAATGATAATTATGATGAAGTAATGCGCACAGATATCAGCCAGATCTGTGGTATTAAAATTTTCATGGGATCTTCTACCGGAAATATGCTGGTAGATGCGCCGGACTTACTGGAAAAATTATTTGCAAACGCGCCATGCCTGATAGCGACGCATTGTGAAGACGAACCGACTGTAAAACAGCGGATGGAGTTTTTCAAAGAAAAATACGGAGAAAATGTGCCTTATAACATTCATGCATTGATCCGTAATGAAGAAGCCTGTCTGATCTCTTCTTCCTTTGCCACTTCCCTCGCACAAAAACACAATACCAGATTACACATCCTGCATATTTCTACCGGAGATGAAGTTTCTCTTTTTGAAATAGGCAACAGGGAAAACGGACAGATTTTATTAGCAAATGGGCAGCCCAAGAGGATTACTTCCGAAGCTTGTGTACATCATTTGTGGTTTGATGCCGAGGATTACCATTTGCTGGGAAACAAAATTAAATGCAATCCGGCCATTAAGGCACCACATCATAAAGAAGCAATTTTACAGGCTTTGCTGGACAATCGTATTGATGTAATTGCGACAGATCACGCCCCACATACTATCGAAGAAAAAGCACAGCCTTACTGGCAGTCTCCTTCCGGTTTGCCATTGATACAGCATACATTAAATGTGATGCTGGAACTGGTAAAAAAAGGAAAAATACCTCTCGAAAGAGCGATTGAGAAAATGACTCATTCCGTAGCAGATTGTTTTGAAATTAAAGAACGCGGCTATATTCGTGAAGGATATTGGGCTGATCTGGTTTTAGTGGACCTTAATGCAGAAACTCAGGTAGAGGCTTTAAATATATATGCTAAATGCGGGTGGTCGCCATTTGAAGGAACAACTTTCCAGTCTGCCATTACACATACTTTTGTGTCAGGAAATCTGGTCTATGAAAAGGGGATTTTTAACGAAACTGTAAAAGGGCAAAGGTTACTTTTTAACAGATAA